Proteins co-encoded in one Chroicocephalus ridibundus chromosome 6, bChrRid1.1, whole genome shotgun sequence genomic window:
- the ZNF365 gene encoding protein ZNF365, which yields MQQPARDEGRHPWQEPLGSLGVCLPFRCPRCGDHSRFRSLSSLRAHLEYSHSYEERSLLTKSGSLFSPLKDAELVSPPEPATPGSLGSPGSALRQKGSYLNFCDASFEGTKREVEAERPVSYVANYVSAESPGEQIAKPGLPATDSKASFEAHVREKFNRMVEAVDKTIEKRIDKLTKELAQKTAELLEVRAAFVQLSQKKQEVQRRERALSRQVDVAVEMIAALKQRLTESEEELHRKEEEVVTFNHFLEEAAEKEVRGKARLQHFIENLLQRVDLAERQLEYYQNQQMVCNHTDVSEHVFTDISLNKKPRCLSRGSQHASYNIPDARPHSFQKGRILLKKAKDEKTSLQPAKCFYEPVDCPREIWRAQKKGEPVCSARKVSTKSKMGKKAKPL from the exons ATGCAACAGCCGGCCCGGGATGAAGGCAGGCACCCCTGGCAGGAGCCGCTCGGCAGCCTCGGCGTCTGCCTTCCCTTCCGCTGCCCGCGATGCGGCGACCACAGCCGGTTCCGGAGCCTCTCCTCCCTGCGggcccacctggagtacagccACAGCTACGAGGAGAGGAGCCTCCTCACCAAGAGCGGCAGCCTCTTCTCGCCCCTGAAAGACGCGGAGCTGGTCTCCCCCCCCGAGCCCGCCACCCCCGGCAGCCTGGGGAGCCCCGGCAGCGCCCTGCGGCAAAAAGGGTCCTACCTGAATTTTTGTGATGCCTCCTTCGAGGGCACGAAGCGAGAGGTGGAAGCCGAGCGGCCCGTCTCCTACGTGGCAAACTATGTGTCAGCCGAGTCTCCCGGCGAGCAGATCGCTAAACCCGGCCTGCCGGCCACTGACTCCAAAGCCTCCTTCGAGGCACACGTCAGAGAAAAGTTTAACAGGATGGTAGAGGCCGTGGACAAAACGATCGAGAAGCGAATCGACAAGCTTACCAAAGAGCTGGCCCAGAAGACggcggagctgctggaggtgcgGGCGGCCTTCGTGCAGCTGTCCCAGAAGAAGCAGGAGGTgcagcggcgggagcgggccCTCAGCAGGCAGGTGGACGTGGCCGTGGAGATGATCGCAGCCTTGAAGCAGCGCCTCACCGAGTCCGAGGAGGAGCTTCACCGGAAAGAGGA AGAAGTTGTTACTTTCAACCACTTCCTGGAAGAAGCGGCAGAAAAAGAAGTGCGGGGAAAAGCCAGGCTCCAGCACTTCATTGAGAACCTGTTGCAGCGCGTGGATCTGGCAGAAAGGCAGCTAGAATATTACCAAAATCAGCAGATGGTGTGCAACCACACCGATGTCAGCGAGCACGTG tttacAGACATTTCATTAAATAAGAAACCCAGATGCCT GAGCCGAGGAAGTCAACACGCTTCATATAACATCCCTGACGCAAGGCCTCATTCCTTTCAAAAAGGAAGAATCTtgttgaaaaaagcaaaagatgaaaaaaccAGCTTGCAGCCAGCGAAATGCTTCTATGAACCTGTTGATTGCCCAAGAGAAATATGGAGAGCACAAAAGAAAGGTGAACCTGTCTGCTCTGCCAGGAAAGTGAGCACAAAATCCAAGATGGGTAAAAAGGCCAAACCGCTATAG